The Candidatus Binatia bacterium DNA segment GAGGCGCGGCTGGAGTTCAGGTTGGTGATGACCGTATCCAGAGTGCTGAGCGCCACGAGCGCGTTGCTGGCCGACGTAATCGCGAGCGTGGAGATGTCCGAGGCGCTGCTCGTGAAAGAGCTGGCTATCAACGAGTACAGTGTCACGGCGATCTGGTCGGTCGCCGACACTGTGTACCCCACGGTGCCAATTCCGACCTGCAAAACGACGGTGTTGCCCGCCGCGTTGTTCAACAGGACGACGCCGTTGAACTGCGTCGAGTTGGCGATACCGCTGACCTCCCGGATCAGCCGGTCGGCCGCTACTTGCAGCGTCTGGCGATCGGCGAGAGACAGCGTGCCGTTGGCCGCTTGGATGGCCAGCTCGCGGAGACGGACGAGAATATTGCCGATCTCGTTATAGGCGCCTTCAGCCACCTGGATCAAGCTGATGCCGTCCATCGTATTGCGGCTCGCCTGGCCGAGGGATCGGATCTGACCGGTCATTCTCAGCGAGAGGCCCATGCCGGCCGCGTCGTCCGCGGCGCTGTTGATGCGCAAGCCGGAGGCCAATTTCTCCATGGACTTGCCTAAACCTTCGCTCGCGAG contains these protein-coding regions:
- a CDS encoding flagellin; this encodes LASEGLGKSMEKLASGLRINSAADDAAGMGLSLRMTGQIRSLGQASRNTMDGISLIQVAEGAYNEIGNILVRLRELAIQAANGTLSLADRQTLQVAADRLIREVSGIANSTQFNGVVLLNNAAGNTVVLQVGIGTVGYTVSATDQIAVTLYSLIASSFTSSASDISTLAITSASNALVALSTLDTVITNLNSSRASLGAAQNGLESRSRNLTITIENLSAARSRILDVDVAQETSEMVRNQILVQAGTSVLAQANQLPSLALTLLGG